CATATTTGACGGCAAATTCAATTGCTTCAATCTTACGAAAGTACTCATCATCTAGCTTTCGCATCATTCCCGGTCGATGGTTCGGCTCCTTATTGAACTTCTTTTCAAAGGCATTCATCAGAGGATTCAGCAAATCAACCGCATAAATCCCTTCCTCATGAGCCCTTTTGTCAAGATAAGCCTTGAGTGCTGGGACGACGATGGTATAGGCGATTATTGAATGCCCTTGCTTCGCAACCAAGATAACATCTTCAATGTCTTCTTCGTCCTCAACATATGAATTTCTTTTGATATCAACCTGGCCCCCGTTAAACTGGGTTGCCACAGCCTTAACTACAAATTCCGCCGTTTCCCCGACTGAATCGGATACCACGTACACAACTTCCTTCATATCCAAAATGCGCTCACTTCCTAGACAGATTTTTGCTCTGCGATTTCTAGATAAACCTTCGTAATGGTTGTTTTGGTTATTCGTCCGATAACTTCATATGATTCGGGTTTATGCTTGAGTTCCCGGACGACAGGGAGAGAATCTATTCTATTTGTTACAAGCTTTTTGGCAGCCTGGACCAATGTTTCTTCAGGGTTCACCGTAATAATGTTTGGCATCCTCGTCATGATGACGCTTACAGGAAGATCCTCCAGATTCTTATTTCCGATAGCAGCTCTTAACAGGTCTTTCCTTGAAATGACCCCAGCCAGGCAACTTTCAGAATCAACAGCATACAGCGTCCCTACGTCTTCCAGGAACATCTGGACAATCGCATCATAAACAGAAGATGATTTTTGAACGACAATCGGATGGCCCTTATAGTCATTGACTTTAAGATTAAGAAATTCCGTCGGTTCAAACAATCTCTCCCTATCCTTATTGAAAAAATAGCCGACTCTGGGCCTGGCCTCGAGGCTGCCCGCCATCGTCAGGATCGCTAAGTCCGGACGGAGAGTTGCCCGTGTCAGCTTCAGCTTTTCGGCAATCTGTTCACCAGTTATCGGGCCATCCTCCTTGACAATTTGAACGATTTCTTCCTGCCGTTTTGTTAGTTTAATAGAACTCACCACCAACTTACCCCCAATAATTAATATGTAACATTATCAAGGATTTTTTTAATGTGTTATCCTTATTAATTTATAGTATATAACATTTAGTTAAAAATCAAAAGAAAAGGTTTTGATAATTCTTTGAATATATTAAAACGGCTGAGTTTTATGGTGTTGAACAGACTATTTTTTTATGAAATATGTCATACTGTTCCTCATATTTAAAGGTTGTTTGTATTAACAGACCATTTTTTTGGATTGCTATTAGGGATAGTGGCGAAAGATTTGTTCGCTCCTAGTGATACTTCTGACAGCTTTGAACCAAATCAGCGAATAGCTGTCCGAACCCTGGGCTACTTCGGACAGCTTTGAACCAAATCAGCGAAAAGCTGTCCGAACTTGGGGTTACTTCGGACAGCTTTGAATCAAATCAGCGAATAGCTGTCCGAACCCGGGGCTACTTCTGACAGCTTTGAAGCAAATCGGCGAATAGCTGTCCGAACCCGGGGCTACTTCTGACAGCTTTGAAGCAAATCGGCGAATAGCTGTCCGAACCCGGGGCTACTTCGGACAGCTTTGAATCAAACCAGCGAATAGCTGTCCGAACCCGGGGCTACTTCGGACAGCTTTGAACCAAATCGGCGAATAGCTGTCCGAACCCGGGGCTACTTCGGACAGCTTTGAACCAAATCGGCGAATAGCTGTCCGAACCCGGGGCTACTTCGGACAGCTTTGAATCAAACCAGCGAATAGCTGTCCGAACCCGGGGCTACTTCGGACAGCTTTGAACCAAATCGGCGAATAGCTGTCCGAACCCGGGGCTACTTCGGACAGCTTTGAACCAAACCAGCGAAAAGCTGTCCGAACCCGGGGCTACTTCTGACAGCTTTGAACCAAACCAGCGAATAGCTGTCCGAACCCGGGGCTACTTCGGACAGCTTTAGAGCAAATCGGCGAATAGCTGTCCGAACCCGGGGCTACTTCTGACAGCTTTGAAGCAAATCGGCGAATAGCTGTCCGAACCCGGGGCTACTTCGGACAGCTTTGAACCAAATCAGCGAAAAGCTGTCCGAACTTGGGGTTACTTCTAACAGCTTTGAATCAAATCAGCGAATAGCTGTCCGAACCCGGGGCTACTTCGGACAGCTTTGAACCAAATCAGCGAAAAGCTGTCCGAACTTGGGGTTACTTCTAACAGCTTTGAATCAAATCAGCGAATAGCTGTTCCAAACACTGAAAAGTGGACATAAAAAAATCCCCTGAGCACTGTTCAGGGGATCCATTCACTTCTATAGACTTAGTTCAAGCGTGACGGGGCAGTGATCACTACCCATCACAAAGCATTCTGCTCCTGCTTCTTTGATTGCAGGTGCCAATTTTTCTGAAACAATGAAATAATCGATACGCCATCCAATGTTCTTTTCTCTTACTTTATTCATGTAAGACCACCAGGTGTACACATCCTTAACCTCAGGATGCAGGTGACGGAACGAATCAACGAAGCCACTGTCGAGAAGTTCTGTCATCTTCCCTCGTTCCTCATCCGTAAATCCAGAATTTCCACGGTTTGGTTTTGGGTTTTTCAAATCGATCTCATTGTGGGCGACATTCAAATCGCCGCAAAGGATTACAGGCTTAGTCTTGTCTAATTCAAACAAGTACTCTCTGAGCTTGTCTTCCCAGGATAGGCGGTATCCGAGGCGCGCCAGATCACGCTGAGAGTTTGGGGTGTAAACATTGACCAGATAAAACTCTTCATACTCTACAGTGATTGCCCTGCCCTCATGATCATGTTCAGTTGATCCAATCCCGTACTTAACAGATAGAGGCTCTTTTTTCGAAAAAACAGCAGTTCCGGAATAGCCTTTCTTTTCTGCGTAATTCCAGAACTGATGGTACCCTTCCAGCTCAAGGGTGATCTGTCCTTCCTGCAGTTTCGTTTCCTGTATACAAAAAAGGTCTGCGTCCGCTTCTTTAAAGAAATCTAAAAATCCTTTACGAGCACAAGCCCTTATGCCATTCACATTCCATGATACTAATTTCATAATTCCTTATTCTCCTTGATGTTTTTTCATACTTAGTTAAAAACTCATATTCTTCTATTCTAGCAGTCTTCAATCAGCGATTCTAATATGGCGATTCCCTTTTGAATTTCCTCAACCGGAGCATTCGCGAACGAAAGCCTGTAATGCTGCATTTTTTTGGTTGAATATATCCGACCTGGATTGATCAACACACCATTCGCAAGAGCTTTCCTGTACAAATCAGGCAACGAGATATCCGGATTCATTTTTACCCAAATGAAAAATCCGCCAGCAGGCCTGTCCCATTCAGCAAAAGTGCTCAAGTGTTTTTCCAGTGCTTCCAATGCGGCATTTCTTCGTACCATAAGCTGTTTTCTTACCTTCGATAAATGCTTCTCATACAATCCGCTGGATAACCATTCTGCGGCGACACGTTGCGATAA
This window of the Mesobacillus jeotgali genome carries:
- a CDS encoding exodeoxyribonuclease III, which codes for MKLVSWNVNGIRACARKGFLDFFKEADADLFCIQETKLQEGQITLELEGYHQFWNYAEKKGYSGTAVFSKKEPLSVKYGIGSTEHDHEGRAITVEYEEFYLVNVYTPNSQRDLARLGYRLSWEDKLREYLFELDKTKPVILCGDLNVAHNEIDLKNPKPNRGNSGFTDEERGKMTELLDSGFVDSFRHLHPEVKDVYTWWSYMNKVREKNIGWRIDYFIVSEKLAPAIKEAGAECFVMGSDHCPVTLELSL
- a CDS encoding helix-turn-helix transcriptional regulator — its product is MSSIKLTKRQEEIVQIVKEDGPITGEQIAEKLKLTRATLRPDLAILTMAGSLEARPRVGYFFNKDRERLFEPTEFLNLKVNDYKGHPIVVQKSSSVYDAIVQMFLEDVGTLYAVDSESCLAGVISRKDLLRAAIGNKNLEDLPVSVIMTRMPNIITVNPEETLVQAAKKLVTNRIDSLPVVRELKHKPESYEVIGRITKTTITKVYLEIAEQKSV